The following are encoded in a window of Oncorhynchus mykiss isolate Arlee chromosome 31, USDA_OmykA_1.1, whole genome shotgun sequence genomic DNA:
- the LOC110504723 gene encoding LRP2-binding protein isoform X1, with product MKSGYKIDAPKKHSQEKVFRAITDVYRDEGGKPTSHQESLATPVERAERLLKGRAEGGDKQALFLLGQLYYYEGRYEEAERVFDGLKDSDPRALFQLAVMYYDGLGTAMDQARAVDYMRRVVQRNNPEAGSIRYTALYHIGIAYLEGYGVQQSNTEAESYWLLAADEGNPRACVKAQSSLGMFYSRPETQDLKRAFFWHSEACGNGSLESQGALGIMYLYGQGIQQDPKAAIECLKEAAERGNVYAQAHLAAYYYHRKLYSRAAALAKRITNYDDIAAIAMVTDCLPEYVIKGVAIALFYYARCLELGKGVPQSKEKAWQYFTKVGTHIQMYVNVCLFGCVSDPSKTSCRHWHRLTGILINQIKFCLTHLPEIAT from the exons AGAGCCTTGCCACTCCGGTGGAGAGGGCTGAGAGACTGCTGAAGGGTAGAGCAGAAGGGGGAGACAAGCAGGCCCTTTTCCTGCTGGGACAGCTGTACTATTATGAG GGGCGCtatgaggaggcagagagagtctTTGATGGCCTTAAGGACAGCGATCCCAGAGCCCTCTTCCAGCTAGCTGTCATGTATTATGATGGCCTGGGCACTGCTATGGATCAA GCAAGGGCAGTGGACTACATGAGGAGAGTTGTCCAGAGGAATAACCCAGAGGCAGGCTCCATCAGATACACTGCTCTGTATCACATTGGCATAGCCTACCTGGAGGGCTATGGGGTCCAGCAATCCAATACAGAAGCAGAAAG TTACTGGCTCCTTGCTGCTGATGAGGGAAACCCCAGAGCCTGTGTAAAAGCTCAGAGTTCTCTGGGTATGTTCTACTCTAGACCTGAGACACAGGACCTCAAAAGG GCGTTCTTCTGGCACTCAGAGGCCTGTGGCAATGGCAGTCTGGAGTCCCAGGGTGCACTGGGGATCATGTACTTGTATGGTCAGGGCATCCAGCAGGACCCCAAGGCTGCCATTGAGTGCCTGAAGGAAGCGGCTGAGCGGGGGAATGTGTACGCCCAGGCCCACCTGGCTGCCTACTACTACCACAGGAAGCTCTACTCCAGAGCAGCAGCCCTTGCCAAAAG GATTACCAATTACGATGACATTGCTGCCATCGCCATGGTCACCGACTGCCTGCCTGAATACGTAATTAAGGGCGTGGCCATTGCTCTTTTCTACTACGCCCGATGTCTGGAACTGGGAAAGGGGGTTCCTCAGAGCAAGGAGAAGGCCTGGCAATACTTCACTAAGGTGGGCACACACATTCAAATGTATGTCAATGTCTGTCTTTTTGGTTGTGTGTCAGACCCCAGTAaaactagctgtcgccattggcatcggctaacggggatcctaataaatcaaatcaaattctgcTTGACCCATTTGCCTGAAATAGCAACATAA
- the LOC110504723 gene encoding LRP2-binding protein isoform X4: MLQRNTAKKRCFVPSRMSTEMKEGNRLHTKARAVDYMRRVVQRNNPEAGSIRYTALYHIGIAYLEGYGVQQSNTEAESYWLLAADEGNPRACVKAQSSLGMFYSRPETQDLKRAFFWHSEACGNGSLESQGALGIMYLYGQGIQQDPKAAIECLKEAAERGNVYAQAHLAAYYYHRKLYSRAAALAKRITNYDDIAAIAMVTDCLPEYVIKGVAIALFYYARCLELGKGVPQSKEKAWQYFTKVGTHIQMYVNVCLFGCVSDPSKTSCRHWHRLTGILINQIKFCLTHLPEIAT, translated from the exons GCAAGGGCAGTGGACTACATGAGGAGAGTTGTCCAGAGGAATAACCCAGAGGCAGGCTCCATCAGATACACTGCTCTGTATCACATTGGCATAGCCTACCTGGAGGGCTATGGGGTCCAGCAATCCAATACAGAAGCAGAAAG TTACTGGCTCCTTGCTGCTGATGAGGGAAACCCCAGAGCCTGTGTAAAAGCTCAGAGTTCTCTGGGTATGTTCTACTCTAGACCTGAGACACAGGACCTCAAAAGG GCGTTCTTCTGGCACTCAGAGGCCTGTGGCAATGGCAGTCTGGAGTCCCAGGGTGCACTGGGGATCATGTACTTGTATGGTCAGGGCATCCAGCAGGACCCCAAGGCTGCCATTGAGTGCCTGAAGGAAGCGGCTGAGCGGGGGAATGTGTACGCCCAGGCCCACCTGGCTGCCTACTACTACCACAGGAAGCTCTACTCCAGAGCAGCAGCCCTTGCCAAAAG GATTACCAATTACGATGACATTGCTGCCATCGCCATGGTCACCGACTGCCTGCCTGAATACGTAATTAAGGGCGTGGCCATTGCTCTTTTCTACTACGCCCGATGTCTGGAACTGGGAAAGGGGGTTCCTCAGAGCAAGGAGAAGGCCTGGCAATACTTCACTAAGGTGGGCACACACATTCAAATGTATGTCAATGTCTGTCTTTTTGGTTGTGTGTCAGACCCCAGTAaaactagctgtcgccattggcatcggctaacggggatcctaataaatcaaatcaaattctgcTTGACCCATTTGCCTGAAATAGCAACATAA